The Acinetobacter pittii genome contains a region encoding:
- the blaADC gene encoding ADC family extended-spectrum class C beta-lactamase produces the protein MQFKKISCLLLPPLFIFSSSIYAGNTPKEQEIKKLVDQNFKPLLEKYDVPGMAVGVIQNNKKYEMYYGLQSVQDKKAVNSNTIFELGSVSKLFTATAGGYAKTKGTLSFDDTPGKYWKELKNTSIDQVNLLQLATYTSGNLALQFPDEVKTDQQVLTFFKDWKPKNPIGEYRQYSNPSIGLFGKVVALSINKPFDQVLENTIFPELGLKHSYVNVPKTQLQNYAFGYNQENQPIRVNPGPLDAPAYGVKSTLPDMLKFINANLNPQKYPANIQRAINETHQGFYQVGTMYQALGWEEFSYPAPLQTLLDSNSEQIVMKPNKVTAISKEPSVKMFHKTGSTNGFGTYVVFIPKENIGLVMLTNKRIPNEERIKAAYAVLNAIKK, from the coding sequence ATGCAATTTAAAAAAATTTCTTGCTTACTTTTACCTCCTCTTTTTATTTTTAGTAGCTCGATTTATGCGGGTAATACACCAAAAGAGCAAGAGATCAAAAAACTGGTTGATCAAAACTTTAAACCTTTATTAGAAAAATATGATGTACCCGGTATGGCTGTAGGCGTTATTCAAAATAATAAAAAATATGAAATGTATTATGGTTTACAATCCGTTCAAGATAAAAAAGCCGTTAATAGCAATACCATTTTTGAGCTAGGCTCGGTCAGTAAATTATTTACCGCGACAGCAGGCGGATATGCCAAAACAAAAGGAACACTCTCTTTTGATGACACACCCGGAAAATATTGGAAAGAACTAAAAAATACATCGATTGATCAAGTGAATTTACTTCAACTTGCGACATATACCAGTGGCAACCTTGCCTTGCAATTTCCAGATGAAGTAAAAACAGATCAGCAAGTTTTAACATTTTTCAAAGACTGGAAACCTAAAAACCCAATCGGTGAATATCGACAATATTCAAACCCAAGTATTGGTCTATTTGGAAAAGTTGTAGCTTTGTCTATCAATAAACCTTTCGACCAAGTCTTGGAAAACACAATTTTTCCAGAGCTTGGCTTAAAACATAGTTATGTAAATGTGCCTAAAACTCAGTTACAAAACTATGCATTTGGCTATAACCAAGAAAATCAGCCGATTCGCGTTAATCCCGGTCCACTCGATGCACCAGCATACGGCGTTAAATCTACCTTACCTGATATGCTTAAGTTTATTAATGCCAACCTAAATCCACAAAAATATCCAGCAAATATTCAACGTGCAATTAATGAAACACATCAAGGTTTCTATCAAGTCGGCACCATGTATCAGGCACTTGGTTGGGAAGAGTTCTCTTATCCAGCACCTTTACAAACTTTATTAGACAGTAATTCAGAACAAATCGTGATGAAGCCTAATAAAGTGACTGCTATTTCAAAAGAACCTTCCGTTAAGATGTTCCACAAAACTGGTTCGACTAACGGTTTTGGAACATATGTCGTGTTCATTCCTAAAGAAAATATTGGTTTAGTCATGTTGACCAATAAACGTATTCCGAATGAAGAACGCATTAAAGCAGCTTATGCTGTGTTAAATGCCATAAAGAAATAA
- the folE gene encoding GTP cyclohydrolase I FolE, which yields MQQSYANILTAVGEDLDRPGLKDTPVRAAKAFSYLTSGYSKTLEEVTNNAVFPSDNHEMVLVKNIEFYSLCEHHLLPFYGRVHVAYLPEGKVLGLSKFARITEMFARRLQIQENLTQQIAEAVAEVTGARGVAVVIDSAHMCMMMRGVGKQESTTRTVSFIGDFKTDKEARREFLSAVPESY from the coding sequence ATGCAGCAATCGTACGCAAATATTCTGACTGCCGTCGGTGAAGATCTTGATCGTCCCGGCCTTAAAGATACGCCTGTGCGTGCGGCTAAAGCTTTTTCATATTTAACTTCTGGCTATAGTAAAACTTTAGAAGAAGTCACCAATAATGCTGTTTTCCCATCAGATAACCATGAAATGGTATTGGTGAAGAATATTGAATTTTATTCGCTTTGCGAACATCATCTCCTTCCATTCTATGGCCGTGTTCATGTTGCCTATCTACCGGAAGGCAAAGTTCTTGGCTTGTCGAAATTTGCACGTATTACTGAAATGTTTGCACGTCGTTTGCAAATTCAGGAAAACTTGACGCAGCAAATTGCAGAAGCTGTGGCTGAAGTGACTGGTGCTCGTGGTGTAGCCGTAGTTATCGATTCAGCACATATGTGTATGATGATGCGTGGTGTAGGTAAGCAAGAATCAACTACCCGTACTGTTTCATTTATTGGTGATTTTAAAACTGATAAAGAAGCACGTCGTGAGTTCTTGAGTGCTGTACCTGAAAGTTACTAA
- a CDS encoding Smr/MutS family protein, which yields MSNKDSSLSKEQQKLLKQFKKQISNPHSSKIASQPEVKQPQAESEELENANLFQSAVAGVKPINNSNIADVRTPRVKKVDAQTLAKRAAAEGGRDTEHAELSDTQAALNPVASQATLSYRIATLQHKVFEDLKAGKMRWFEAVDLHGCTIEQARDAVLQIIQIAKDENQNVIKIVHGKGPEAVLKTYVNGWLRQHRDVLAFVSAPENQGGTGAVLVLLKRAEKNPKYQQ from the coding sequence ATGAGTAATAAAGATTCATCGCTTTCTAAAGAGCAACAAAAGTTATTGAAGCAATTTAAAAAGCAAATCTCCAATCCTCATTCAAGCAAAATCGCAAGTCAGCCTGAGGTCAAACAACCTCAGGCTGAGTCTGAAGAATTGGAAAATGCAAATCTGTTTCAAAGTGCTGTAGCAGGTGTTAAACCCATCAATAATAGTAATATTGCTGATGTGAGAACCCCTCGCGTAAAAAAAGTTGATGCTCAAACATTAGCGAAACGTGCAGCTGCCGAAGGTGGGCGTGACACTGAACATGCCGAGTTATCTGATACTCAAGCGGCTTTAAACCCTGTCGCAAGCCAAGCAACCTTAAGCTATCGTATTGCTACCCTTCAGCATAAAGTTTTTGAAGACTTAAAAGCTGGCAAGATGCGTTGGTTTGAAGCTGTCGATTTACACGGCTGTACCATTGAACAAGCACGTGATGCGGTTCTACAAATTATCCAGATCGCAAAAGATGAAAATCAAAATGTGATCAAGATCGTACATGGTAAGGGCCCAGAAGCTGTCTTAAAAACCTATGTCAACGGATGGTTACGCCAACATCGCGATGTTTTAGCCTTTGTAAGTGCTCCAGAAAATCAAGGTGGCACAGGCGCCGTTCTCGTACTGCTTAAACGTGCAGAAAAAAATCCCAAGTACCAACAATAA
- the trpC gene encoding indole-3-glycerol phosphate synthase TrpC codes for MINIQNTILGKIVDRKHEELAARLKQRNLQDVEELAKAATPVRGFAKALQHKRPAVIAEIKKASPSKGIIRADFNPAEIAEQYEQAGAACLSVLTDVDFFQGADENIAIARNHCALPALRKDFLIDPYNVVEARALHADCILLIVASLSDQQLEEMSKTAFEHQLDVLVEVHDEEELERALKLSEQCILGVNNRNLKTFDVDLNTSIRLKNLLPASRLLVTESGIATPDDVRMMQEHDIHTFLVGESFMKQPRPDQAFSALFGQPQTV; via the coding sequence ATGATTAATATTCAAAATACCATTTTAGGTAAAATTGTTGACCGTAAACATGAGGAACTTGCTGCGCGTTTAAAACAACGTAATTTACAGGATGTTGAAGAGCTTGCAAAAGCTGCAACTCCGGTAAGAGGATTTGCAAAAGCGTTACAACACAAACGCCCTGCCGTGATTGCTGAAATTAAAAAAGCGTCTCCATCAAAAGGCATTATTCGTGCAGATTTTAATCCTGCTGAAATTGCCGAACAATATGAACAAGCTGGAGCAGCATGTTTATCTGTTTTAACTGATGTTGATTTTTTTCAGGGGGCAGATGAAAATATCGCAATCGCAAGAAACCACTGTGCTTTACCCGCTTTACGTAAAGACTTTCTGATTGATCCATATAATGTGGTTGAAGCACGTGCTTTACATGCTGACTGTATTTTATTGATTGTTGCCTCTTTGTCAGACCAGCAGCTCGAAGAAATGTCTAAAACTGCTTTTGAACATCAACTCGATGTATTGGTTGAGGTTCATGACGAGGAAGAACTTGAACGTGCTTTAAAGTTGTCTGAGCAATGTATATTAGGTGTGAATAACCGTAATTTAAAAACCTTTGATGTTGATTTAAACACATCAATTCGTTTGAAAAATTTACTTCCTGCCTCTCGTTTACTCGTGACCGAAAGCGGTATTGCCACTCCAGATGATGTTCGCATGATGCAAGAACATGATATTCACACCTTCTTGGTTGGTGAAAGTTTTATGAAACAACCAAGACCAGATCAAGCCTTTAGTGCCCTTTTTGGACAACCCCAAACGGTTTAA
- the trpD gene encoding anthranilate phosphoribosyltransferase: MNIQQALNHITKNIHLTQPQMEDIMRSIMQGEATEAQIGALMMGLRMKGESIDEITAAARVMREFAIKIDVSDIKYLVDIVGTGGDGQNLFNVSTASSFVIAAAGATIAKHGNRGVSSKSGSSDLLEQAGINLDLDMQQTERCIREMGVGFLFAPNHHKAMKYAVGPRRELGVRSIFNLLGPLTNPAGVKRFVIGVFSDELCRPIAEVMKQLGAEHVMVVHSRDGLDEISLAAPTAVAELKDGEITEWTLNPEDVGIESQTLNGLVVADAAASLKLIKDALGKNKTAIGEKAANMIALNAGAGIYVAGITKTYAQAVSFAQDIIYGGQALEKMSVLAEFTKTLKQCQAD; this comes from the coding sequence ATATTCAACAAGCACTTAACCATATAACAAAAAATATTCACCTGACTCAGCCGCAAATGGAAGACATTATGCGCAGCATCATGCAAGGTGAGGCAACCGAGGCACAAATCGGTGCTTTGATGATGGGCCTTCGCATGAAAGGTGAAAGTATTGACGAAATTACTGCTGCCGCACGTGTTATGCGTGAATTCGCCATCAAAATTGATGTGAGCGATATCAAATATTTAGTTGATATTGTGGGTACTGGCGGCGACGGACAAAACTTGTTTAATGTTTCTACTGCTTCAAGCTTTGTGATTGCAGCAGCAGGCGCAACCATTGCAAAGCATGGTAACCGAGGCGTTTCGAGTAAATCAGGTTCATCAGACTTACTTGAGCAAGCCGGTATTAATCTTGATTTAGACATGCAACAAACTGAACGCTGCATTCGTGAGATGGGTGTAGGGTTTTTATTTGCTCCAAATCATCACAAAGCAATGAAATATGCTGTCGGCCCACGTCGTGAGCTTGGTGTTCGTAGTATTTTCAATTTACTTGGCCCGCTTACGAATCCGGCTGGTGTAAAACGCTTTGTAATTGGTGTGTTCTCAGATGAGCTTTGTCGTCCGATTGCAGAGGTTATGAAGCAACTTGGTGCTGAACATGTCATGGTGGTTCATTCAAGAGATGGACTCGATGAAATCAGCCTTGCTGCTCCTACTGCTGTTGCAGAACTCAAAGACGGCGAAATTACTGAATGGACGCTTAACCCAGAAGATGTCGGAATTGAATCACAAACTTTAAATGGTTTAGTTGTTGCGGATGCCGCTGCCAGCTTAAAGCTAATTAAAGATGCGTTAGGTAAAAATAAAACTGCTATTGGTGAAAAAGCAGCAAACATGATTGCACTTAATGCGGGTGCTGGTATTTATGTGGCTGGTATTACCAAAACCTATGCTCAAGCTGTTTCATTCGCTCAAGATATTATCTACGGCGGACAAGCTTTAGAAAAAATGAGTGTTTTGGCTGAATTTACCAAAACATTAAAACAATGTCAGGCAGATTAA